The following coding sequences lie in one Lentilactobacillus sp. SPB1-3 genomic window:
- a CDS encoding asparaginase, whose translation MKTILAIHTGGTISMSQNENGEVVQNSANPIADQQVILNGKINLITDEMFNLPSPHVTPEVMMKINRRIKQAMDDGIDGVVITHGTDTLEETAYFLDLTLPNTIPVVLTGAMRSSNEIGSDGLYNFQSAIKVAAADESYGKGVLVVMNDEIHTARYVTKTHTTNVATFRTPTFGPIGIVAHSGANYFQELIETEAVELDNVLDNVFLLKAYAGMDGTLFDAINQPTTRGLVIEGLGAGNLPPQTLPAVQRLIANDIPIVLVSRCYNGVAQDIYDYEGGGIQLKRMGLILCKGLNGQKARIKLLVGLSAGKRDQELIDFVNNAVS comes from the coding sequence ATGAAAACTATATTAGCGATTCACACAGGGGGCACAATTTCGATGTCCCAAAACGAAAATGGTGAGGTTGTTCAAAACAGTGCCAACCCCATCGCAGATCAACAGGTAATTTTAAACGGCAAAATTAATTTGATTACCGACGAAATGTTCAATCTTCCATCACCTCACGTTACACCCGAAGTTATGATGAAAATCAACCGACGCATCAAGCAAGCCATGGATGACGGCATTGATGGGGTGGTTATTACTCACGGAACTGACACTCTGGAAGAAACAGCTTACTTCCTAGACTTAACACTGCCTAACACGATTCCCGTTGTGTTAACTGGTGCTATGCGCTCTTCTAATGAAATTGGTTCAGATGGTTTATATAATTTTCAAAGTGCCATTAAAGTTGCAGCAGCTGATGAATCATACGGTAAGGGTGTCTTAGTCGTAATGAATGACGAAATTCATACGGCTAGATATGTTACTAAGACTCACACAACCAACGTTGCCACTTTCCGGACACCAACGTTTGGACCAATTGGTATCGTTGCTCATAGTGGCGCCAATTACTTCCAAGAACTAATCGAAACTGAGGCTGTCGAACTCGATAACGTGTTAGATAACGTCTTTTTGTTGAAGGCTTATGCTGGTATGGATGGAACATTGTTTGATGCAATTAACCAACCAACTACTAGAGGGTTAGTAATCGAAGGTTTAGGAGCCGGTAATCTACCTCCACAAACTTTACCAGCCGTTCAAAGATTGATTGCCAACGACATTCCTATCGTTTTGGTATCTAGATGTTATAATGGCGTTGCTCAAGATATCTATGACTACGAAGGTGGCGGAATCCAACTTAAACGAATGGGGCTAATTTTGTGTAAGGGTCTAAATGGCCAAAAAGCCCGTATCAAATTGTTGGTTGGATTAAGTGCTGGTAAACGAGATCAAGAATTGATCGATTTTGTTAATAATGCAGTTTCTTAA